The following are from one region of the Littorina saxatilis isolate snail1 linkage group LG2, US_GU_Lsax_2.0, whole genome shotgun sequence genome:
- the LOC138957873 gene encoding uncharacterized protein, whose product MLKMVCHNKVYLAVSQTSVLLMLLLASVVKGDTFLLEAEEYVTDRMAFPRTTASGIWSVHFYQNEVFPLEFCVQSDTTITVSNIRYSNDGGEDFVDVTLDGQKLGTLTSLRKTSPLDEWNEFEDSGEIGGAVAVLAGKHKLELAFPSTDRYGIEIDFVAIHIADEGQDERLLKCTAYCDDSINYKPTLVSDTLPSGYLQQRSRRTACAEERNVKVEVHHPGLGSYRLTAHSPLYHTLLDSRQEDFMGCQGSGKGKVVWLFNNFDLITSAENMQYQDKITLAFSGNEFARNTQLIVNFATVALTSTLPGAVLRLKFRRTSPDVGIVHVILAVNGSHSVPVQKATDPSTDDNEVSWDVDPDVLTSGGDVELVLTVVHDISHTLHAEYLRLDVLPSGEEAREVYRDNQTVIQAVTRLPAGLGGGMILFRPDNGASWYETHAITVLKRLSWAEDFEEIFRLDQDGTVRLKPQSLYASRSPPYGTSVVVGPSDPFAAEPAAPVYKVDIDPWAQKLTVTYKDLSLSEVLVRTGSYGVRAIVNHKRWVPSSLGWPVAVVTSMWVADGKSDVDHVSANGAEPRGVVADDWQKLYGTSFAFFRQCVSRHNTQAPDVMMELLEPHSTLYS is encoded by the exons atgcTGAAAATGGTGTGCCACAATAAAGTGTACCTGGCGGTGAGCCAAACATCAGTGTTGTTGATGCTGTTACTGGCTTCAGTTGTCAAGGGAGACACGTTTTTGCTGGAAGCGGAAGAGTATGTGACAGACCGTATGGCGTTCCCACGTACCACCGCCTCTGGTATCTGGTCTGTCCACTTCTATCAGAATGAG GTATTTCCCTTGGAGTTTTGCGTGCAGTCCGATACCACCATCACCGTGTCCAATATCCGCTACTCCAACGACGGCGGCGAGGACTTTGTTGACGTCACACTGGACGGCCAGAAGCTGGGCACGCTGACGTCATTACGCAAGACGTCACCTCTTGATGAGTGGAACGA GTTCGAGGACTCGGGCGAGATAGGCGGGGCAGTGGCGGTGTTGGCGGGCAAGCACAAGTTGGAGCTGGCCTTCCCCTCCACTGACCGCTACGGCATTGAGATCGACTTCGTCGCCATCCACATTGCTGACGAGGGACAG GACGAGCGGCTACTGAAGTGCACAGCGTACTGTGACGACTCCATCAACTACAAGCCCACCCTGGTGTCCGACACGCTGCCCTCTGGATACCTGCAACAGAGGAGTCGACGGACGGCGTGTGCAGAGGAACGAAACGTCAAA GTCGAGGTGCACCACCCCGGACTGGGCAGCTACAGACTGACCGCTCACTCGCCACTCTACCACACGTTGCTGGACAGTCGCCAGGAGGACTTCATGGGCTGTcaggggtccggcaagggcaaGGTCGTCTGGCTCTTCAACAACTTTGACCTCATCACATCTGCTGAAAAT atgCAGTATCAGGACAAAATTACTCTAGCCTTCAGCGGCAACGAATTTGCTCGCAACACGCAACTGATCGTCAACTTCGCCACCGTGGCCCTGACCTCCACGCTACCAGGGGCGGTGCTGAGGCTCAAGTTCCGCCGTACTTCGCCTGACGTGGGCATCGTGCACGTGATACTGGCGGTCAACGGCTCGCACTCTGTCCCCGTGCAGAAGGCCACTGACCCCTCCACGGACGACAACGAGGTGTCGTGGGACGTGGACCCCGATGTTCTGACGAGCGGCGGTGACGTGGAGTTGGTGCTGACGGTTGTCCACGACATCTCCCACACTCTGCACGCCGAGTACCTCAGGCTGGACGTGCTTCCCTCGGGGGAGGAGGCGAGAGAGGTGTACCGGGATAACCAGACCGTCATACAAGCCGTGACGCGTCTCCCTGCCGGTCTGGGGGGCGGGATGATTCTGTTCCGCCCTGACAACGGCGCCAGCTGGTACGAGACTCACGCCATCACGGTGCTGAAGAGGCTGTCCTGGGCTGAAGACTTCGAGGAGATTTTCCGTCTGGACCAAGACGGCACCGTGCGGCTGAAACCTCAATCCTTGTACGCCTCTCGCTCTCCGCCCTACGGGACCAGCGTCGTCGTCGGTCCGTCCGACCCTTTCGCAGCTGAACCTGCCGCCCCCGTTTACAAAGTGGACATCGACCCGTGGGCTCAGAAGTTGACAGTAACCTACAAGGACTTGTCCCTGAGTGAGGTGTTGGTGCGCACAGGGTCGTACGGGGTCCGCGCCATCGTCAACCACAAACGCTGGGTCCCCTCCTCGCTGGGCTGGCCTGTGGCGGTAGTGACGTCAATGTGGGTGGCTGACGGGAAGTCTGACGTGGATCACGTGAGCGCCAACGGGGCGGAGCCAAGGGGCGTGGTGGCGGATGATTGGCAGAAGCTGTACGGGACGAGCTTCGCGTTCTTCAGGCAGTGTGTGTCCAGACACAACACTCAGGCCCCGGACGTTATGATGGAACTGCTGGAGCCCCACAGCACTCTATACTCGTAG